A region of Chitinophaga horti DNA encodes the following proteins:
- a CDS encoding ExbD/TolR family protein, which translates to MAEMNTNTSNHHGKPRSKKLSTRVDMTPMVDLGFLLITFFMLTTTMAQPKTIDLIMPAEGKSMPVPESKALTVLLTGDNRIAYYEGDGSNADAAVNLQYTTYSTQTGIGDVIRKKQQRVADKYGDADQLIVLIKADEKANYSNVVNVMDEMLINRVARYAIVDITDNDQGFLHPMP; encoded by the coding sequence ATGGCAGAGATGAATACAAACACCAGCAACCACCACGGCAAACCACGCAGCAAAAAGTTATCGACCCGGGTAGACATGACGCCCATGGTGGACCTGGGCTTTTTGCTGATCACTTTTTTTATGCTCACCACTACCATGGCGCAACCAAAAACCATCGACCTCATCATGCCTGCCGAAGGTAAAAGCATGCCCGTTCCTGAAAGTAAAGCACTTACCGTATTACTCACCGGCGACAACCGCATCGCTTATTACGAGGGCGATGGAAGTAATGCAGATGCAGCCGTCAATCTGCAATACACGACCTATTCCACGCAAACAGGAATTGGCGATGTAATCCGTAAAAAACAACAACGCGTAGCAGATAAATACGGCGATGCCGATCAACTGATCGTACTGATCAAAGCAGATGAAAAAGCGAATTACAGCAATGTAGTGAATGTGATGGACGAGATGCTGATCAACCGCGTGGCCCGCTATGCGATCGTTGATATCACGGATAACGACCAAGGTTTTTTACACCCTATGCCATAA
- a CDS encoding isopenicillin N synthase family dioxygenase produces the protein MANVNSIPSVDLSHFISGNPDQKAAFVQQLGKAYEEVGFVAVKNHGIPDELIADLYKYVQDFFKLPSDVKHQYEIPELAGQRGYTSFGKEHAKGFDAPDLKEFFQFGQTVAESSPLKSEYPDNVQVNEVAPFTPTLHKAYQGFERAGKYLLRAIALYLGLDEHYFDDKIEEGNSILRAIHYPPITQEPKSAIRAEQHEDINLITLLVGASADGLQILDKQDNWVPVTSLPEQIVVNVGDMLQRLTNNRLKSTTHRVVNPPREKWGTSRFSIPFFLHPKSNMDLSALQSCITADNPLQYEPITAGEYLDERLREIGLKK, from the coding sequence ATGGCAAACGTTAATTCCATTCCTTCAGTGGATCTGTCTCATTTCATTTCCGGTAATCCTGATCAGAAAGCCGCCTTCGTACAACAACTCGGCAAAGCGTATGAAGAAGTTGGTTTCGTGGCAGTAAAGAACCATGGCATTCCCGATGAACTCATTGCAGATCTTTACAAGTATGTGCAGGATTTTTTCAAACTCCCATCCGATGTAAAACATCAGTATGAAATACCGGAACTGGCCGGGCAGCGCGGTTATACTTCTTTTGGAAAGGAACATGCGAAAGGATTTGATGCGCCGGACCTGAAAGAGTTTTTCCAGTTCGGACAAACGGTGGCAGAGAGCAGTCCGTTAAAAAGCGAATATCCCGATAATGTGCAGGTGAATGAGGTAGCGCCGTTTACGCCCACTTTACACAAAGCTTACCAGGGCTTTGAACGTGCGGGCAAGTACCTGTTACGGGCAATTGCTTTATACCTTGGGCTGGACGAACATTATTTCGATGATAAAATAGAAGAAGGCAACTCCATTCTGCGGGCGATCCATTATCCGCCTATTACGCAGGAGCCGAAGTCGGCCATCCGTGCGGAGCAGCATGAAGACATTAATCTCATCACCCTGCTGGTAGGCGCGTCGGCCGACGGTTTGCAGATCCTGGACAAACAGGATAACTGGGTGCCTGTAACATCGCTGCCGGAGCAGATCGTGGTGAATGTGGGCGACATGCTGCAGCGATTAACGAACAACCGGTTGAAGTCGACTACGCATCGTGTGGTAAATCCACCGCGTGAAAAGTGGGGCACATCACGCTTCTCCATTCCTTTCTTCCTGCATCCTAAATCCAATATGGATTTGAGTGCGCTGCAAAGCTGCATCACCGCCGACAACCCGTTGCAATACGAGCCGATTACGGCAGGCGAATACCTGGACGAACGTTTAAGGGAAATCGGTTTAAAGAAATAG
- a CDS encoding chromate transporter — MLKTFVQERKDVTEKELMEYNAFCQLLPGASSSQTLTLIAYKRGGLALAIVSLLIWIAPASILMGALSFLLQFFDKRALDVDIFKYVQPMAVGFLAYGGIKAYSISIRNAASVFIMLLALAVTFFLKSPWTFPALIIVGGIITNFTNKNIPDSIEKPRKIKWANLWLFAVLFILAGTLSELARINNWDFKRPFNMFEHFYRFGTLVFGGGDILIAMMLEQYVTRAKTQFMTAEELLTGAGIMRAIPGPTFSVAAYVGGMVMRNMGPGFQLLGCILAPIAIFLPSLLLVLFFFPIWNNLKKYAVIYRALEGINAVVVGIMWAATFILLFSISITWYNVLIILWTLGFLYLTRVPSPLIVVACLLLGWLF; from the coding sequence ATGCTGAAGACGTTTGTGCAGGAACGTAAGGATGTGACGGAGAAGGAGTTAATGGAATACAATGCCTTTTGCCAGCTACTACCAGGCGCATCATCTTCCCAAACCCTTACCCTTATCGCCTACAAGCGTGGAGGTCTTGCCCTGGCCATTGTATCCCTGCTGATCTGGATCGCGCCGGCAAGTATCCTGATGGGGGCACTTAGCTTCCTCCTACAGTTTTTCGATAAGCGGGCACTGGATGTCGACATCTTTAAATACGTACAGCCGATGGCGGTGGGCTTCCTGGCTTACGGGGGCATTAAAGCTTACAGCATCAGCATCCGGAACGCCGCCAGCGTATTCATTATGTTACTGGCCCTCGCTGTCACCTTCTTCCTTAAATCCCCCTGGACCTTCCCCGCACTCATCATCGTGGGCGGCATTATCACCAACTTCACCAACAAAAACATACCCGACTCCATCGAGAAGCCCCGTAAAATCAAATGGGCTAACCTATGGTTATTCGCCGTGCTGTTCATTCTGGCCGGTACCTTATCGGAGCTGGCGCGCATCAATAACTGGGACTTTAAACGCCCTTTTAACATGTTTGAACACTTTTACCGCTTTGGCACCCTGGTGTTTGGTGGTGGCGATATCCTTATCGCGATGATGCTCGAACAATATGTAACCCGGGCCAAAACACAGTTCATGACTGCCGAGGAGCTGCTCACCGGTGCCGGTATTATGCGGGCCATTCCCGGCCCCACATTCTCCGTGGCCGCATATGTAGGCGGTATGGTTATGCGTAATATGGGGCCCGGTTTCCAGCTGTTAGGCTGTATACTTGCGCCCATAGCCATCTTTTTACCAAGCCTGTTACTGGTATTGTTCTTCTTCCCCATCTGGAATAACCTGAAAAAATATGCGGTAATTTATCGCGCGTTGGAGGGTATTAATGCGGTGGTGGTAGGAATTATGTGGGCGGCTACTTTTATCCTGCTGTTTTCTATCTCTATTACCTGGTATAACGTACTTATCATCCTCTGGACGCTGGGGTTCTTATATCTTACACGGGTGCCTTCCCCCTTGATCGTAGTGGCGTGCCTGCTGCTGGGCTGGTTATTTTAG
- a CDS encoding aldose epimerase family protein, producing MASKWPLLTSAQVVSLLTPDKNGKKEDIVLGYSDLKGYLSSHEEYYGGVVGRYGNRIAKGKFKLDGKEYTLFLNNGANTLHGGKKGYNEVVWDMEQKDPKTVVFHYLSPDGEEGYPGALDITMTYELTDNNEFKVSYSATTDKATIVNLTHHSFFNLHGAGNGSINDHVLHINADNYTPVDSTLIPLGKNVPVKGTPFDFTTPTAIGDRLEQQDEQLKFGKGYDHNWVLNKKGDSLTLAATVLEPASGRYMEVYTTEPGVQFYGGNFIDGKDTGKGGKVYNFRGALCLETQHYPDSPNQPSFPSTVLKPGQTYSHVCVYKFDVKK from the coding sequence ATGGCATCGAAATGGCCGTTACTAACTTCGGCGCAAGTAGTATCGCTGCTTACGCCCGATAAAAATGGCAAAAAAGAAGATATCGTACTGGGCTACAGCGACCTGAAAGGTTACCTCAGCAGCCACGAAGAATATTATGGCGGCGTAGTAGGCCGTTACGGCAACCGTATTGCCAAAGGCAAATTTAAACTTGACGGTAAGGAATACACGCTGTTCCTGAACAACGGCGCCAACACACTGCATGGCGGTAAAAAAGGCTACAATGAAGTAGTGTGGGATATGGAACAGAAAGATCCTAAAACAGTAGTGTTCCACTATCTTTCTCCTGATGGCGAAGAAGGTTATCCTGGCGCGCTGGATATCACGATGACTTACGAGCTGACCGATAACAACGAGTTTAAAGTATCGTACAGCGCTACTACTGACAAAGCGACGATCGTGAACCTCACGCATCACTCCTTCTTTAACCTGCATGGCGCGGGTAATGGCAGCATCAATGATCACGTGCTGCACATCAATGCAGACAATTATACACCGGTTGACAGTACGCTGATCCCATTAGGCAAAAACGTACCGGTTAAAGGTACGCCGTTCGACTTTACAACGCCTACCGCTATTGGTGACAGGCTGGAGCAGCAGGACGAGCAGCTGAAGTTTGGCAAAGGTTATGACCATAACTGGGTACTGAACAAAAAAGGTGATTCGCTTACCCTGGCAGCCACTGTACTGGAGCCTGCAAGCGGCCGTTATATGGAAGTATACACCACCGAGCCTGGCGTACAGTTTTACGGCGGTAACTTCATCGATGGTAAAGACACGGGTAAAGGTGGTAAAGTGTACAACTTCCGTGGCGCGCTGTGCCTGGAAACACAACACTACCCTGATTCTCCGAATCAGCCATCCTTCCCGTCCACGGTGTTAAAGCCAGGCCAGACTTATAGCCACGTTTGTGTGTATAAGTTCGACGTGAAAAAATAA
- a CDS encoding deoxyhypusine synthase family protein has translation MNKGPISQFMQHHYRHFNSAALVDAAKGYETHLLEGGKMMVTLAGAMSTAELGISFAEMIRQGKVDIISCTGANLEEDIMNLVAHTHYKRVPNYRDLSPQEEWDLLENGFNRVTDTCIPEEEAFRRIQKHIYKIWKDADDAGERYFPHEYMYKLLLSGVMKEHYEIDPKNSWMIAAAERNIPIVVPGWEDSTMGNIFSSYIIKGELKASTMKSGIEYMVTLSEWYRANSGGKGVGFFQIGGGIAGDFPICVVPMMYQDLEWHDVPFWSYFCQISDSTTSYGSYSGAVPNEKITWGKLDITTPKFIVESDATIVAPLIFAYVLGW, from the coding sequence ATGAACAAAGGACCGATTTCACAGTTTATGCAGCATCATTACCGCCACTTTAACTCGGCGGCACTGGTAGATGCTGCCAAAGGGTACGAAACGCATTTGCTGGAAGGCGGTAAAATGATGGTAACGCTGGCGGGCGCAATGAGCACGGCCGAGCTGGGTATTTCCTTCGCGGAAATGATCCGCCAGGGTAAAGTGGACATTATTTCCTGCACAGGCGCGAACCTCGAAGAAGATATCATGAACCTGGTAGCTCACACTCACTATAAAAGAGTACCTAACTACCGCGACCTCAGCCCCCAGGAAGAATGGGACCTGCTGGAAAACGGCTTTAACCGTGTAACGGATACCTGCATCCCTGAAGAAGAGGCTTTCCGCCGTATCCAGAAGCATATCTATAAAATCTGGAAAGATGCGGACGATGCGGGCGAGCGCTACTTCCCTCACGAGTATATGTATAAACTGCTGCTGAGCGGTGTAATGAAAGAGCACTACGAGATCGATCCCAAAAATAGCTGGATGATCGCAGCTGCAGAAAGAAATATTCCGATCGTAGTACCAGGTTGGGAAGACAGCACCATGGGTAACATCTTCTCTTCCTACATCATCAAAGGCGAACTGAAAGCCAGTACGATGAAGAGCGGTATCGAGTACATGGTAACACTCTCCGAGTGGTATCGTGCGAACAGCGGTGGTAAAGGTGTAGGCTTCTTCCAGATCGGTGGCGGTATTGCCGGCGACTTCCCGATTTGCGTAGTGCCTATGATGTACCAGGACCTGGAATGGCATGACGTTCCTTTCTGGAGCTACTTCTGCCAGATTTCTGACTCTACTACTTCCTACGGTTCTTATTCCGGTGCGGTCCCCAACGAGAAAATCACCTGGGGTAAACTGGATATCACCACGCCTAAGTTCATCGTAGAATCTGACGCGACGATTGTTGCGCCGTTGATTTTTGCATATGTGTTAGGTTGGTAA
- a CDS encoding ACP phosphodiesterase: MIADFVKGKQLLQYPPDVQQGVRLHRAIDAYTDHHPATARAKNCLKPAVGAYSAVYTDIIYDHFLANDPEHFTAQSLETFAGGIYETLAAHHDQLPPVFQQVFSYMRQHNWLLHYRERNGIASSFNGITRRAKYQQVPATVPFKAFEDHYDTLKDCYAQFFPDLLRYVKSYLEAPGGAEPSF; encoded by the coding sequence ATGATAGCCGATTTTGTAAAAGGCAAACAACTGCTGCAATACCCGCCGGACGTGCAACAGGGCGTACGGTTACACCGTGCGATCGACGCCTATACCGATCACCACCCGGCTACCGCCCGCGCCAAAAATTGCCTGAAACCCGCCGTAGGAGCCTACAGCGCCGTTTATACCGATATTATCTACGATCACTTTCTCGCCAACGACCCCGAACATTTTACCGCACAATCGCTGGAAACCTTTGCAGGCGGGATCTATGAAACGCTTGCCGCTCATCATGACCAGCTGCCTCCCGTGTTCCAACAGGTGTTTTCTTACATGCGCCAACATAACTGGTTGCTGCACTACCGCGAACGGAACGGCATTGCCAGCTCTTTCAACGGCATTACCCGACGCGCCAAATACCAGCAGGTACCGGCCACCGTACCTTTTAAAGCTTTTGAAGATCACTATGACACGTTAAAGGATTGTTACGCGCAATTCTTTCCGGACCTGCTGCGTTATGTCAAAAGTTATCTTGAAGCACCTGGCGGAGCGGAGCCCTCGTTTTGA
- a CDS encoding DUF2911 domain-containing protein, with translation MRKLVACIAITLTAGLSSPSFAQDKKLPPLDPSPMDMAYYPAMYPYVVKVKGEPGALVARALYSRPQKKGRTIFGDLVEYNKVWRCGANEATEVEFFRPVTIGGKTVPKGRYTLYAIPNESKWTVILNKQTDIWGAYKYEQSMDIVRTDVTPENNADETEAFTLAFEKANQGANLVMAWDKTRVALPIKWSETAAAKPAPKKTK, from the coding sequence ATGAGGAAATTAGTTGCATGTATCGCCATCACGTTGACCGCAGGCCTGTCGTCACCATCATTTGCACAGGACAAAAAATTGCCCCCGCTGGATCCCAGCCCCATGGATATGGCTTATTATCCGGCCATGTACCCGTATGTGGTAAAGGTGAAAGGCGAACCAGGTGCGCTGGTAGCCAGGGCTTTGTACAGCCGCCCGCAGAAGAAAGGCCGCACCATCTTTGGTGACCTGGTAGAGTATAATAAAGTATGGCGCTGTGGAGCCAACGAAGCTACGGAGGTGGAGTTTTTCCGCCCCGTGACGATCGGTGGAAAAACTGTTCCAAAAGGACGTTATACGCTGTACGCCATTCCCAACGAAAGCAAATGGACGGTCATCCTGAACAAACAAACCGACATCTGGGGCGCTTATAAATATGAACAGAGCATGGACATTGTTCGCACGGACGTGACGCCTGAAAACAATGCCGACGAAACCGAAGCTTTCACGCTGGCATTTGAAAAAGCCAACCAGGGTGCTAACCTGGTAATGGCCTGGGACAAAACCCGTGTAGCCCTGCCGATCAAATGGTCGGAAACAGCAGCCGCTAAGCCGGCACCGAAAAAAACGAAGTAA
- a CDS encoding cystathionine gamma-synthase: MKLGTKLIHAGVSPDPTTGAIMTPIYQTSTFVQNAPGDHKGYEYARTQNPTRDALQNALAAIENGKHGLSFGSGLAATDAVIKLLNPGDEVIASNDLYGGTYRIFTKVFQRYGIQFRFVDMQNAASVADHVTPQTKLIWIETPTNPMLNIIDIAAVAKIAKQHQLLLAVDNTFASPYLQNPLDLGADIVVHSATKYLGGHSDVVHGALIVKDDALAQQLAFIQNSCGAVPGPQDCFLVLRGIKTLHVRMQRHCENGEAVAKFLRSHSKVDKVYWCGFEDHPNHAIAREQMRGFGGMISFTLKSDDLAAAKKVLSQTHLFSLAESLGGVESLIGHPASMTHASIPREERLKNGLTDSLIRLSVGIEDVDDLISDLNTAIG; this comes from the coding sequence ATGAAGCTAGGTACAAAACTCATACATGCGGGTGTTTCGCCCGACCCCACCACCGGTGCTATCATGACGCCCATTTACCAAACTTCCACCTTTGTGCAAAATGCCCCCGGCGATCATAAAGGCTACGAATATGCACGCACGCAAAACCCTACGCGCGATGCACTGCAAAACGCACTGGCCGCCATCGAAAATGGCAAACACGGTCTCAGCTTCGGCAGTGGACTGGCCGCCACCGATGCGGTTATCAAACTATTGAATCCCGGCGATGAGGTCATTGCCTCCAACGATTTATATGGCGGCACCTACCGCATCTTTACCAAAGTGTTTCAGCGTTACGGCATCCAGTTTCGTTTTGTAGATATGCAAAACGCAGCCAGTGTAGCCGATCACGTAACCCCGCAAACAAAACTGATCTGGATAGAAACGCCTACCAACCCTATGTTGAACATTATCGACATAGCCGCGGTAGCCAAAATTGCGAAGCAACATCAACTGCTGCTCGCCGTAGATAACACCTTCGCCTCACCTTACCTCCAGAACCCACTGGATCTCGGCGCGGATATTGTTGTACACTCCGCTACCAAGTACCTCGGTGGCCACAGTGACGTTGTACACGGTGCGCTTATCGTAAAAGACGATGCGCTCGCCCAGCAACTGGCCTTTATTCAAAACAGCTGCGGCGCAGTACCTGGCCCTCAGGACTGCTTCCTGGTGCTGCGGGGCATAAAAACGCTGCACGTACGTATGCAAAGGCATTGCGAAAATGGTGAAGCAGTGGCTAAATTCCTGCGTAGCCATAGCAAGGTCGATAAGGTATACTGGTGCGGTTTCGAAGATCACCCTAACCACGCGATCGCCCGCGAACAGATGCGAGGCTTTGGCGGTATGATCTCCTTTACCCTTAAGAGTGACGATCTGGCCGCTGCCAAAAAGGTATTGAGCCAAACGCACCTCTTCTCCCTGGCCGAAAGCCTGGGTGGTGTAGAATCGCTCATCGGCCACCCGGCTTCTATGACACATGCCTCTATTCCCCGGGAAGAAAGGCTCAAAAACGGACTTACAGATTCGCTGATTCGCCTGAGTGTAGGCATCGAAGATGTGGATGACCTGATATCCGATTTAAATACCGCTATTGGATAA
- a CDS encoding TIGR02757 family protein: MKAQLKPFLEAKVAHYDQPAFIDGDPVSIPHRFTKLQDIEIAGLFAAILAWGNRTTIINKCNELMAMFDNAPYDFILNHQPRERMKLMSFTHRTFNGLDLLYFVEYLQHYYTDINSLEHAFSGHMSPDDATVEKGLIGFQKMFFMLEHPERTRKHISTPAKNSACKRLNMYLRWMVRQDENGVDFGIWQHIKPSQLVCPMDVHVARVAARLGMIEKAEANWRTAVQLTEQLKEFDPEDPVKYDFALFGLGVVEKYV; encoded by the coding sequence ATGAAGGCGCAGCTAAAACCATTCCTGGAGGCTAAAGTAGCCCACTATGACCAGCCGGCGTTTATCGACGGCGACCCGGTATCGATCCCTCACCGCTTCACTAAGCTGCAGGACATTGAGATTGCCGGGCTCTTCGCCGCTATCCTGGCCTGGGGAAACCGAACCACTATTATTAACAAGTGTAATGAACTCATGGCGATGTTCGATAACGCGCCCTATGATTTCATCCTTAACCACCAGCCGCGGGAAAGAATGAAGCTTATGTCTTTCACCCACCGCACTTTTAACGGGCTGGACCTGCTGTACTTCGTGGAGTACCTGCAGCATTACTATACGGACATCAATTCGCTGGAGCACGCCTTCAGCGGGCATATGAGTCCGGACGACGCCACGGTCGAAAAGGGGCTGATCGGGTTCCAGAAGATGTTCTTTATGCTGGAACACCCGGAAAGGACCCGTAAACACATCAGTACCCCGGCCAAAAACTCCGCCTGCAAACGGCTTAACATGTACCTCCGCTGGATGGTACGGCAAGACGAGAATGGCGTGGATTTTGGTATATGGCAGCATATAAAACCCAGTCAGCTCGTATGTCCGATGGATGTACACGTGGCCAGAGTAGCCGCCAGACTGGGAATGATAGAAAAAGCCGAAGCCAACTGGCGTACTGCCGTTCAACTCACGGAGCAACTCAAAGAATTTGACCCGGAGGACCCTGTGAAATACGACTTCGCACTGTTTGGCCTTGGTGTTGTTGAAAAATATGTTTGA
- a CDS encoding DUF6263 family protein translates to MMTKQFWTAALLTLGSYTSLQAQEQNYVELHYNFAANQQFELNMESRSETYMTVNDVMQRTTRDFNGKMNVTVSSANRDVTVLTWKYQDIRFNYNSKNVNALVDARIANDKEPLTAALAKIVDKPFTVEIQPTGIINKVDDLDALIREASTAFASLKEDDKKAYEKLLADQFGTQAFRSWLEQLLVIYPAHGIKTGTQWEESVPLRTGLVGRTDLYWNLQTWDSQTAKIAGTAKIKTDKLEVLTLDDDIKATAEINGDMQSNYLINRESGLPSICIQTTEMKGDYTYQINKKKRIKNEIKVPVKVITNASYKFKQIK, encoded by the coding sequence ATGATGACGAAGCAATTTTGGACGGCCGCCCTGCTTACGCTCGGTAGCTACACTAGCCTGCAGGCACAGGAACAGAACTATGTAGAACTGCATTATAACTTCGCTGCCAACCAGCAGTTTGAGCTGAACATGGAAAGCCGCAGCGAAACCTACATGACGGTGAATGATGTGATGCAGCGTACCACGCGCGACTTCAATGGCAAAATGAACGTAACCGTTTCTTCCGCCAACCGTGACGTAACCGTTCTAACCTGGAAGTACCAGGACATCCGTTTCAATTATAATTCGAAGAACGTAAATGCGCTCGTCGACGCCCGCATTGCCAACGATAAGGAGCCGCTTACCGCTGCCCTGGCCAAAATTGTGGACAAACCGTTTACGGTAGAAATACAGCCAACGGGCATCATCAATAAGGTAGATGACCTGGATGCACTCATCCGCGAAGCGTCAACGGCCTTCGCATCTTTAAAGGAAGACGATAAAAAAGCTTACGAAAAGCTGCTGGCCGACCAGTTCGGCACACAAGCCTTTCGCTCGTGGCTGGAGCAGTTGCTAGTCATTTATCCAGCTCACGGCATTAAAACCGGCACCCAGTGGGAAGAAAGCGTGCCGTTGCGCACCGGCCTGGTAGGCCGCACCGACCTTTACTGGAACCTCCAGACCTGGGACAGCCAAACGGCCAAGATCGCAGGCACCGCCAAAATTAAGACCGACAAGCTGGAAGTGCTTACCCTCGACGACGATATTAAAGCCACCGCCGAAATTAACGGTGATATGCAGAGCAACTACCTCATCAACCGCGAAAGCGGCCTGCCCAGCATCTGCATCCAGACCACAGAAATGAAAGGAGATTACACTTACCAGATCAATAAAAAGAAGCGCATCAAAAATGAAATAAAAGTACCCGTTAAGGTGATCACCAATGCTTCCTATAAATTCAAGCAGATTAAATAA
- a CDS encoding sterol desaturase family protein, with amino-acid sequence MQVETKVKNKGQARLFESEYLEILTKTHPLIIWGMYLPLIVWSLFYANSHYGYAWSTVLLTFVGAIFFWSFAEYVLHRFVFHMVSESKAIQRLTYLLHGNHHEYPRDRQRLFMPPVPSLILAAVLFALHYIFLRNATFMFFPGFILGYLIYGTMHYAIHAFNPPFKWMKPLWRNHHLHHYKDHDRGFGVSSSIWDHIFGTFFVGVEEDKEKAQELMFEKKAK; translated from the coding sequence ATGCAGGTCGAAACAAAAGTAAAAAATAAGGGACAAGCAAGATTATTCGAAAGCGAGTATCTGGAAATACTGACCAAAACGCATCCGCTGATCATCTGGGGCATGTACCTGCCGCTGATCGTGTGGAGCCTTTTCTATGCTAACAGCCATTACGGTTATGCATGGAGTACCGTGTTGCTCACGTTTGTTGGGGCGATCTTCTTCTGGTCATTCGCCGAATATGTGCTGCACCGCTTTGTGTTTCACATGGTGAGCGAAAGCAAGGCTATCCAACGCCTTACTTACCTGTTGCATGGTAACCACCACGAATACCCACGCGACCGCCAGCGCCTGTTCATGCCGCCGGTGCCCAGCCTTATCCTGGCTGCGGTGTTGTTCGCGCTGCATTATATCTTCCTGCGTAATGCAACGTTTATGTTCTTCCCGGGCTTTATCCTCGGTTACCTCATTTACGGTACTATGCACTACGCCATTCACGCTTTTAATCCTCCTTTTAAATGGATGAAGCCTTTATGGAGAAACCACCACCTGCACCACTACAAAGATCATGATCGTGGTTTCGGCGTTAGTTCTTCCATTTGGGACCATATCTTCGGAACATTCTTCGTAGGTGTAGAAGAAGATAAAGAGAAAGCGCAGGAACTGATGTTCGAGAAAAAAGCGAAATAA